The proteins below come from a single Triticum aestivum cultivar Chinese Spring chromosome 5D, IWGSC CS RefSeq v2.1, whole genome shotgun sequence genomic window:
- the LOC123120215 gene encoding purple acid phosphatase 22, whose translation MCAAFRVAVALTRVLYHAAAGSVLGVARVLFAAANERCLRCVNQAALGRSVTGTFCGDLLVGAMAHSWRVLMQGLTSLMFLCARADEYVRPPPSPLVLTAHDKPAAHPQQVHISTVGSNNMRISWVTDDRKAPSVVEYGKSRGNYTVSTTGDHATYRYFFYKSGAIHHVTIGPLAPSTTYHYRCGKAGDEFTLKTPPASLPIELVVIGDLGQTGWTASTLSHIGGADYDMLLLPGDLSYADTQQPLWDSFGRLVQPLASARPWMVTEGNHEVEALPVVGFAPFVAYNARWRMPHEESGSASNLYYSFDMAGGAAHVVMLGSYTEFEQGSEQYAWLERDLAGVDRRKTPWLLVLLHAPWYNTNQAHQGEGEAMRAAMETLLYEARVDVVFSGHVHAYERFTRIYDNEADSRGPMFITIGDGGNREGLALKFLKDHKSAHLSMFREASFGHGRLRIVNETSAVWTWHRNDDEYATVRDEVWLESLATPKLSMATTGRHDEEL comes from the exons ATGTGCGCGGCATTCCGCGTGGCCGTTGCGCTCACCCGCGTTTTATACCACGCCGCGGCCGGCAGCGTCCTCGGCGTGGCCAGGGTCCTCTTCGCGGCGGCCAACGAGCGGTGCCTTCGGTGCGTGAACCAGGCGGCGCTCGGGCGCAGCGTCACCGGCACCTTCTGCGGGGACTTGTTGGTGGGAGCCATGGCGCACTCGTGGAGGGTGCTCATGCAGGGGCTCACGTCGCTCATGTTCCTCTGCGCGCGCGCCGACGAGtacgtccggccgccgccgagccCGCTCGTGCTGACGGCGCACGACAAGCCGGCGGCTCATCCTCAGCAG GTGCATATTTCAACTGTGGGAAGCAACAACATGAGGATTTCATGGGTCACTGACGACCGGAAGGCGCCGTCGGTGGTCGAGTACGGCAAATCTCGCGGCAACTACACGGTGTCGACGACCGGCGATCACGCGACGTACCGGTATTTCTTCTACAAGTCCGGCGCGATCCACcacgtcacgatcggcccgctggCGCCCAGCACGACCTACCACTACCGGTGCGGCAAGGCCGGCGACGAGTTCACCCTCAAGACGCCTCCGGCGTCCCTCCCCATCGAGCTCGTCGTCATCGGCGACCTCGGCCAGACCGGCTGGACCGCGTCGACGCTGTCGCACATCGGCGGCGCGGACTACGACATGCTGCTGCTCCCGGGCGACCTGTCGTACGCGGACACGCAGCAGCCGTTGTGGGACTCGTTCGGGCGGCTGGTGCAGCCGCTGGCGAGCGCGCGGCCGTGGATGGTGACGGAGGGCAACCACGAGGTGGAGGCGCTCCCCGTCGTGGGCTTCGCGCCCTTCGTCGCGTACAACGCGCGGTGGCGCATGCCGCACGAGGAGAGCGGCTCCGCCTCCAACCTCTACTACTCCTTcgacatggccggcggcgcggCCCACGTCGTGATGCTGGGCTCCTACACGGAGTTCGAGCAAGGGTCGGAGCAGTACGCGTGGCTGGAGCGGGACCTCGCCGGCGTGGACCGGCGGAAGACGCCGTGGCTGCTGGTCCTGCTGCACGCGCCGTGGTACAACACCAACCAGGCGCACCAGGGGGAGGGCGAGGCGATGCGCGCCGCCATGGAGACGCTCCTCTACGAGGCCCGCGTCGACGTCGTCTTCTCCGGACACGTCCACGCCTACGAGCGATTC ACGAGGATCTACGACAACGAGGCCGACAGCCGGGGCCCGATGTTCATCACCATTGGCGACGGCGGCAACAGGGAAGGGCTTGCTCTCAA GTTCCTCAAGGATCACAAGTCAGCGCACCTGTCGATGTTCCGGGaggcgagcttcgggcacggtcGGCTGAGAATCGTCAACGAGACGAGCGCCGTTTGGACATGGCACCGCAACGACGACGAATACGCCACCGTCCGCGACGAGGTCTGGCTGGAGAGCTTGGCTACTCCAAAGCTGTCCATGGCAACCACCGGTCGTCACGACGAGGAGTTGTAG